From a single Lolium rigidum isolate FL_2022 chromosome 7, APGP_CSIRO_Lrig_0.1, whole genome shotgun sequence genomic region:
- the LOC124677648 gene encoding probable cystathionine gamma-synthase 2: MARSSSPVKASLPKQRRLLRPRRSPKRTTALSLPGAEEFFAVAEHLVQQDAAAAPAPGYTTASDETLAVHAGEKLRKNGMADTDSIATPIVSGTTHWFKNSDDLIAFKEGRRHSFEYGRYGNPTVSVLEEKISALERAEATLVTSSGMNAIVATLLALVPPGGHVVTTTECYSEARIFIRERLSKMGIRSTFVDLNDIETLKAVLDQGDVTLFYTDSPTNPYLKCIDIKLVAKLCHLKGTLVCIDSTLASPINQKPLTLGADIVVHSATKYIAGHHDAIAGCISGSQELIKTIRAWHQDLCGAISPDAAYMIIRGLTTMALRVETQNRTSLRMARLLENHPKIEHVYYPGLKSSPWHHIAESQMTGFGGVVSFEVASDLQGVMRFIDALEIPFIATSLGGCESLVQQPAVMSFMPFWGQSDEEKAKNGIKDNLVRFSFGIEKFEDLRDDILQALEKM, from the exons ATGGCGAGGTCATCGTCTCCAGTCAAGGCCTCGCTCCCGAAGCAGCGCCGCCTGCTCCGTCCTCGCCGTTCTCCAAAGCGCACCACCGCCCTGAGCCTCCCTGGCGCGGAGGAATTCTTTGCTGTCGCCGAGCACCTGGTGCagcaggacgccgccgccgctccagcgCCTGGGTATACCACGGCCTCTGACGAGACCCTCGCGGTCCACGCCGGGgagaagctccggaagaacgGCATGGCGGACACGGACTCGATCGCGACGCCGATCGTGAGCGGCACCACGCACTGGTTCAAGAACTCGGACGACCTCATCGCCTTCAAGGAAGGCAGGCGCCACAGCTTCGAGTACGGACGGTACGGCAACCCCACCGTTAGcgtccttgaagagaagatcaGCGCGCTGGAAAGAGCGGAGGCCACACTGGTCACCTCCTCCGGCATGAACGCCATCGTCGCCACGCTGCTCGCCCTCGTGCCGCCAGGCGGCCACGTCGTGACCACGACCGAATGCTACAGCGAGGCGCGCATCTTCATCCGCGAAAGGCTCTCCAAAATGGGAATCAGG TCCACCTTCGTTGATCTGAACGACATCGAGACGCTGAAAGCCGTTCTTGACCAGGGCGAT GTGACACTATTCTATACCGACTCTCCCACGAACCCCTACCTCAAGTGCATAGACATTAAACTCGTCGCCAAGCTGTGCCACCTGAAGGGTACTCTCGTGTGCATCGACAGCACGCTTGCCTCGCCGATCAACCAGAAGCCGCTCACCCTCGGCGCCGACATTGTCGTGCACTCCGCCACAAAGTACATCGCCGGCCATCACGAC GCTATCGCAGGATGCATCAGTGGCTCCCAGGAGCTCATCAAGACAATACGCGCATGGCACCAAGACCTCTGCGGCGCCATCAGTCCG GATGCGGCCTACATGATCATACGTGGGCTCACGACAATGGCGCTGCGCGTGGAGACCCAAAACCGGACGTCTTTGCGCATGGCGCGCCTGCTCGAGAACCATCCGAAGATCGAACATGTGTACTACCCTGGGCTCAAGAGCAGCCCGTGGCACCACATCGCCGAGAGCCAGATGACTGGTTTTGGCGGCGTCGTCAGCTTTGAAGTGGCGTCGGACCTGCAGGGCGTCATGAGGTTCATAGACGCGCTCGAGATACCCTTCATCGCAACATCGCTCGGCGGGTGCGAGAGCCTCGTGCAGCAGCCGGCGGTCATGTCCTTCATGCCCTTCTG GGGTCAGAGTGACGAGGAGAAGGCCAAGAATGGGATCAAGGATAACTTGGTGAGGTTCAGTTTCGGGATTGAGAAGTTTGAGGATCTCAGGGATGACATTCTCCAAGCCCTGGAGAAGATGTAG